The following DNA comes from Fervidibacillus albus.
AGATGGTAGCAAACGAATTGCTGAAAAAAGGCTTAAGAATTTACGAAAAATGGTGGAATGAGGGTTTTACATGATGACGGAAAAGGAAAAAATGTTAGCTGGGAAACTGTATGTTGCATCGGACCCAGAATTGATCAAAGATCGACTGAATGCAAGGAAATGGACGAGACTATTCAACGAATCTTTGGAGACCGAAATTGAGAAAAGGACCGAGATATTAAAAAACCTTTTCGGTTCAACGGGAGAACACCTTACGATCGAACCGAGTTTCCGTTGTGACTACGGCTATAACATCCATGTTGGAGAAAATTTCTTCGCCAATTTTGATTGCGTATTTTTGGATGTTTGCGAAATTCGAATCGGTGACAACTGTATGATGGGACCAGGGGTTCATATATATACTGCCACCCATCCATTGCATCCGCAAGAAAGGATTTCGGGAGCGGAATTTGGAAAGCGTGTTACAATTGGAAATAATGTCGTCATCGCTTCCGGTGCAGTCGTGACAAAAGACGTCCCCGACTCCGTAGTTGTCGGAGGAAATCCTGCCAAAATCATTAATCCGATTAAAGAGTAAAAAACTCGTTACCTATTATGGAAAAAATGAAAAAAGGGCATACGGAAAATAACAACTTTTTTCGTATGCCCTTTTCTTTTATTTATAACTATTGACCAATTCATCGATTAATGAACCGACGTTAGCCACAGCTTTTTTAATCGGTTCCGGTGTTGACATATCGACCCCTGCGTGTTTCATTAGTTCAAGGGGTGTTTTTGTTCCTCCCATTTTTAATACTTCCAACCAACGATCGATAGCCGGTTGTCCTTCTTCCTTTATTTTTTGCGAAACGAGAGTGGAAACGGTTAGACCAGCTGAATATGTGTACGGATATAGCCCCATGTAGTAATGAGGTTGACGCATCCACGTAAGTTCTGCCCCTTCATCAATCTCGACCGTATCTCCCCAGAAGTTCCTTAACGTTTCCCCTTTCTGTTCGTTTAATACACGAGCAGTCAAGGGCACACTTTTTTCAGCTAAGGCGTATACGCGACGTTGGAATTCTCCTTCAAGTAAATGGGTAACAAAATTATGGTAATACGTTCCAAGAAGTTGTAAAATAATCCATCGTTTCATACGCGGATCATTTGTATTTGATAATAAATAATCGGCTAATAACATTTCATTCATCGTCGACGGTGCTTCGACAAAATATGTAGATGGACGGGTATTAAAACTTCTTTGATATTTATTCGCCAAATAAAAATGTCCTGCATGTCCAAGTTCGTGGGCGAGTACAAAACCGCTACGCATATAATTTTTCCAAGTCAGTAAAATATAGGGATGCGCTCCGTATGGACTTGAACAAAATGCCCCTGTCGATTTACCGACATTGTCCGCATAATCGACCCATCTTTCCGTTAAAGCTTTTTTAATAATCTCCGTATACTCTTCTCCCATGACACTTAATGCGTTAATAATCGTCTCACTTACTTGTTCATAGGTTGTATTCGGATTGAAATCTGGATCCAGTGGAGCTTTCAAATCGACAAAGGTCATTTTGTCTAATCCGAGTACTTCTTTTTTCAATTGGGCGAAACGACGCATATGTGGTGCAAGTTCCTTTTGAATCACATCGAGCTGGTTATGATACATTTCCTCCGTTACTTTTTGTGGCTGTAAAAGCATTTGCGTTACCGAATCATAACCCCTTACCCGGGAAAGGACGACTTGCTTTTTCACTTCCGTCGCATACACACTCGCATATGTGTTTTGATATTGTTTTAACGTTTTGACGAAAGATTCATACGCTTTCCGGCGAACTTCTGTATTCGGTGTTTGTTCATATTCATCTTCAAACAGTGCAAAGGAATTCGGATATTCCTTTCCATCCGATGTTTTAAACGAATCGAATTCTACATCCGATGATTTACTCCGTTGGTATATCATATACGGCGCTTGATGTACTTCACTTAATGAGGCAAGAACCTCCTCTGTTTCTGGATTTAACATATACGGTTTTTTCTTCAACAAATCACTCAAAACAATTCGATATTGTTGTAACCCTTCATGTTCTTCTAAATATTGTTCCACGATTCCATCCGGTAAACGTAAAATTTCCGATTCAATAAAGGAAAGACTTGTTTGAAGTTTAGCTAATACGGATGCAAGTTTCCCGGAATTTGCTTGATTAACTGGATTCGATCCATCTTCTGAGAAACGCAAATTCGCATAAGTAGCGACTAAAATCACTTTTTCAGATAGTGAGTTTTTTGTTTCTAAACAGTTGAATAATGTCTCGGCACCTTCATGTAATTTCCCTTTATATTGCGTAACGCTTGGAATCAGTTCTTCAATCTCATTTAATGCCTTTTCCCACGCTTCATTGGATTCAAATAAATCTTCCAATTTCCACGTCTGTTCCACCGGCACTTCCGATCGCTTTTTTCTTTTCGTCAAAAAAATTCCTCCTTTATATATTTCGTATTGCTAAATATTATAAAACAAAAGAAGTGCTTTGTATAGGAAAAATAGTAATGTTCGGAAAATTATTTGTAGCCTGTTCACTTATTCAAATCTTTTTAACACTTGATCTAATTGTAGTACTAGATTAATTACTTCTAAATTATCATTAAAAATTTCTTCTTGTGCATGCGCAATATTATTTCTTAGTTGTTCTAGTTTCCCAAAAAACTTTTTCCACTGATTTTTTGATTCAAATCCTAATTGTTTTATATGTTCTAACGACTTTCCAATTATCGTCCCCTTATCAGCTAATTGAGTATTATCAAGTAGAGTCAATGCTTCGTTTTTTTCTTTTCTTGACGCCATCAGATCTTTTGCTTTCTTTAATCTTTCCTCTGATAACATATCTTTCCACGATTCATTAGTAAAAGACTCTTTAATTGATGATGTTAAATACATTTCAAATAAAGAAATCAAACTAAATACCATCATTCGTATTGGCTGTTTATGTAAATCTGCTAAGGTCACAATTTTGCTTACTTTATTCTTCTCTAAAATAAATAGATAGCTTCTCTCCCGTAAAAATTCTAGTAATTCAATTATCGAAGTCGAATCAGATATAAGATGCTCAGTTTTAAATTGTTCAGTGTAATCCTTAATAATTCCATTTGATAATTTTTCCCTCAAAACGTATCCAATGATAATCTCTTCTTCGGAAACCCCATATACATCAAAATCCCGTTCCTGCATTTCCTTTTTAATTTTTTCTGCATCATCATCACTTTTACAAGAAATGATATTTTCAGCGAGAAGATTGACACTTAGACTTTTCTCGAATATATTACGCAATACTGTATAACTATTTTTCATTTTGTTTTATCCTCCGATTCATTTAAACAATTTTACAAAACTATTTTTTAAAATTTCCACCCATAATACTAATTTCTTCGATGATAGAGAATGCAAATCCTTTTATTTGATATGCATAAAGTATCCGTATAAGAACCTAGCTCAATTCTTGCATATGTTTTCATCTAAAATTAACTCTTCAACGATAACAAAAACAAATATTACAAAGGAAAATAGAAAAAAGCCTTACACAAGTTTCACCAACTTATGTAAGACTTCTTTTTTTAAAACGACTAAATTATGCGGATTTTATTCGATTGTCTTAGATCATTTTCTATTTTTCAAAAGAATTCAAAACCATAAACTCAAAGCCTTTATTCGAATTCTTAACATATCCGAAAAAGAAAAAAGCCTCGCACAAGTTTAGGCAACTTATGCAAGGCTTACTTTAATAATTCGTATGTGGACAAAGTGTGAGCAGATACGATCTACGGTCCACAAAAGGATTGATATATAGGCATTCTTATCCTATATTACATCATTCCGCCCA
Coding sequences within:
- a CDS encoding maltose acetyltransferase domain-containing protein, which translates into the protein MMTEKEKMLAGKLYVASDPELIKDRLNARKWTRLFNESLETEIEKRTEILKNLFGSTGEHLTIEPSFRCDYGYNIHVGENFFANFDCVFLDVCEIRIGDNCMMGPGVHIYTATHPLHPQERISGAEFGKRVTIGNNVVIASGAVVTKDVPDSVVVGGNPAKIINPIKE
- the pepF gene encoding oligoendopeptidase F; translated protein: MTKRKKRSEVPVEQTWKLEDLFESNEAWEKALNEIEELIPSVTQYKGKLHEGAETLFNCLETKNSLSEKVILVATYANLRFSEDGSNPVNQANSGKLASVLAKLQTSLSFIESEILRLPDGIVEQYLEEHEGLQQYRIVLSDLLKKKPYMLNPETEEVLASLSEVHQAPYMIYQRSKSSDVEFDSFKTSDGKEYPNSFALFEDEYEQTPNTEVRRKAYESFVKTLKQYQNTYASVYATEVKKQVVLSRVRGYDSVTQMLLQPQKVTEEMYHNQLDVIQKELAPHMRRFAQLKKEVLGLDKMTFVDLKAPLDPDFNPNTTYEQVSETIINALSVMGEEYTEIIKKALTERWVDYADNVGKSTGAFCSSPYGAHPYILLTWKNYMRSGFVLAHELGHAGHFYLANKYQRSFNTRPSTYFVEAPSTMNEMLLADYLLSNTNDPRMKRWIILQLLGTYYHNFVTHLLEGEFQRRVYALAEKSVPLTARVLNEQKGETLRNFWGDTVEIDEGAELTWMRQPHYYMGLYPYTYSAGLTVSTLVSQKIKEEGQPAIDRWLEVLKMGGTKTPLELMKHAGVDMSTPEPIKKAVANVGSLIDELVNSYK